From Mucilaginibacter rubeus, a single genomic window includes:
- a CDS encoding TonB-dependent receptor has translation MKLTTLIMLVALLECSAKVYSQKINLDETNSSLKKVLNQINKQTGFVFFYDSKDVLNKSVTIHLKDASIDEALKECLKNQPLTYKKVNNNIVLQQIEKAVDNVVTSLNVSPVKISGQVFDNKNIPLAGVTIVVKGSQTVAISDVNGKFSIEVPDGNATLVFSFVGYVKKELQATPGTPMLVKMEADVSGLSEIVVVAYGTQKKENLTGAIGVIKSSALENRPTSSPANLLQGLSPGVTVTTQGSYPGASANIKIRESSTWQGGTDPLYVIDGFVRDATTFSTINPADIDNISILKDAASTAIYGIRGGNGVVLVTTKHGVANKTFISYNASYTMNNREITPRRMNAFDAYTFANEAFAQKGLPASDPSYYTPDELDYFKTHSYDWLKDTWRNPWNTSHNLAVSGGSQAARYYISAGYFQQEGATSNSFRKYNLTAKVDGQISERWSYNLNIQSEWNNGSRPFWAYDYGDFNLSNMYNRLLMVNPGRPSFINGLPVGNFDNTNTANLANGNGGYTKPSGNNITPVFQLKYDIPGITGLSAKGTFAYNTTNNYTKAWRNAPYIYYFQTGGDHNHIVTDKLDLTRSGGYQILDQAQISGVGAPTELEESYSQSSNYQLDLMLNYERSFGLHNISAFAGYEQSAYRGHYTNIWDDNYSNPNYQQINGGSTNSTDWYIRGDQNQPTGFASYFGRVDYNYASKYLLGFTMRADGSYIFPANKRWGYFPAVSAGWNIANENFFAKYTKVLDVLKLRFSYGITGTDNTAPWQWQQTYNFNANSGIYIGAGLPPSTTLGSTINPNITWEKNHNYNLGLDFGMPKRILTGTVDLWYKKTTDILGARVASVPSTVGASLPAVNYGIASARGIELSLSHERHINDFFYRVSGNWSYADNKYLKVDQAASVRGYQNLIGQPINGVIWGYVSEGIIRTQQDVDNILKANGPNFTIFGSKPQPGMLMYKDVRGALGTDLPDGKIDGNDQQIISKNGIPRVNYGFNFTFGWKGLNLTAVFAGLGRYDIMPTDVYYRRPLPGNDNLTIWKNAWTPQTASTATMPSPIMTDWQGTSNSEVSSTFWLKNGAFLRLKSLIVDYSLPASLLAKIKVKAVKIYFSGENLYQWNHVTDWDPELGGDFRMYPVLRGFTCGLNVTL, from the coding sequence ATGAAATTGACTACCTTGATCATGTTAGTTGCCCTTCTTGAATGTAGTGCAAAAGTGTATAGTCAAAAAATTAACCTGGATGAAACAAATTCCTCACTAAAAAAAGTACTTAATCAGATAAATAAACAAACAGGATTCGTGTTTTTTTATGATTCAAAAGATGTACTGAATAAAAGTGTAACCATTCATCTGAAAGATGCCTCAATAGATGAGGCTTTAAAAGAATGCCTTAAAAATCAGCCCTTAACTTATAAAAAGGTTAATAACAACATTGTTCTTCAGCAAATTGAAAAGGCTGTTGATAATGTGGTTACCAGCTTAAATGTAAGTCCGGTTAAGATAAGCGGGCAGGTATTTGATAACAAAAATATACCCCTGGCCGGCGTTACCATTGTAGTAAAGGGAAGTCAAACCGTCGCTATATCTGACGTTAATGGTAAATTCAGCATTGAGGTTCCGGATGGGAACGCAACACTTGTTTTTTCATTCGTGGGCTATGTAAAAAAAGAATTGCAGGCTACCCCTGGTACACCTATGCTGGTAAAGATGGAAGCCGATGTAAGCGGGCTTAGTGAAATAGTTGTGGTTGCTTATGGTACGCAGAAAAAAGAAAACCTGACAGGTGCAATAGGGGTAATTAAATCATCTGCCCTTGAAAACCGCCCTACATCTTCCCCAGCCAATTTGTTGCAAGGCCTGTCACCGGGCGTTACTGTTACTACGCAAGGCAGCTACCCCGGCGCAAGCGCTAATATTAAAATCAGGGAATCCTCCACCTGGCAGGGCGGAACAGATCCATTGTACGTGATAGATGGTTTTGTAAGGGATGCAACAACATTCTCCACCATTAATCCGGCCGATATCGATAATATCAGTATTCTGAAAGATGCCGCGTCAACCGCAATTTATGGTATCAGAGGTGGTAACGGCGTTGTTTTGGTTACAACAAAACACGGCGTAGCCAATAAAACATTTATATCCTACAACGCATCATATACAATGAATAACCGTGAAATTACGCCACGGAGAATGAATGCGTTTGATGCTTATACTTTTGCCAACGAAGCTTTTGCACAAAAAGGTTTGCCGGCAAGCGATCCAAGCTATTATACGCCTGATGAGTTAGATTATTTCAAAACACATTCATACGATTGGTTAAAGGATACCTGGCGTAATCCATGGAATACTTCACATAACTTAGCCGTAAGCGGTGGTTCGCAAGCAGCCAGGTACTACATCTCGGCAGGTTATTTCCAGCAGGAAGGGGCAACCTCAAATTCCTTCCGTAAATATAATTTAACAGCAAAAGTGGATGGGCAAATTTCCGAGCGATGGAGTTATAATTTAAATATCCAAAGCGAATGGAATAATGGCAGTCGCCCGTTCTGGGCCTATGATTATGGGGATTTCAATTTGTCGAACATGTACAACAGGCTGTTGATGGTAAATCCCGGTCGCCCGTCTTTTATTAATGGTCTTCCTGTTGGCAACTTTGATAACACCAATACCGCCAACCTGGCAAATGGAAATGGTGGCTACACCAAGCCATCGGGTAACAATATTACCCCGGTTTTTCAATTGAAATATGATATCCCAGGCATCACCGGATTGTCGGCAAAAGGTACTTTCGCTTACAATACCACTAATAATTATACCAAAGCGTGGCGTAATGCACCTTACATTTATTATTTCCAAACCGGGGGCGACCACAACCACATCGTTACCGATAAATTGGATTTAACACGATCAGGAGGGTACCAGATATTAGATCAGGCCCAGATTTCGGGCGTAGGCGCACCTACTGAATTGGAAGAGTCATATTCGCAGTCATCTAATTACCAATTGGATTTGATGTTGAATTATGAGCGCTCTTTTGGCCTTCATAACATAAGCGCATTTGCCGGGTATGAACAATCGGCATACCGGGGCCATTACACAAACATCTGGGACGATAATTATAGCAACCCTAACTATCAGCAAATTAACGGTGGCTCAACCAATAGCACCGACTGGTACATTAGGGGCGATCAGAACCAGCCTACAGGCTTTGCTTCTTATTTTGGCAGGGTCGACTACAATTACGCCTCCAAATATTTGCTTGGCTTTACCATGCGGGCCGATGGCTCTTATATTTTCCCGGCAAATAAACGTTGGGGATATTTCCCTGCCGTTTCAGCGGGCTGGAATATCGCCAATGAAAATTTCTTTGCAAAATATACTAAAGTCCTTGATGTCTTGAAGCTCCGTTTCTCTTACGGTATAACCGGTACAGATAATACCGCTCCATGGCAATGGCAACAAACCTACAACTTTAACGCAAACTCAGGTATTTATATAGGAGCCGGGCTTCCGCCTTCAACAACGTTGGGATCTACTATCAACCCCAATATCACATGGGAAAAAAATCATAACTACAACCTGGGTTTAGACTTTGGCATGCCAAAAAGAATCCTTACAGGAACTGTTGATTTATGGTACAAAAAAACCACCGATATTCTTGGCGCACGTGTGGCATCAGTTCCCAGCACGGTTGGAGCAAGCTTGCCTGCAGTTAATTATGGGATAGCATCGGCACGAGGTATTGAGCTGTCTCTTAGCCATGAACGGCACATCAATGACTTTTTCTATCGTGTGTCCGGCAACTGGTCATATGCCGATAATAAATATCTGAAGGTTGACCAGGCTGCATCAGTACGTGGTTACCAGAACCTGATCGGACAGCCCATCAACGGGGTTATATGGGGTTATGTATCTGAAGGGATTATCAGAACGCAGCAGGACGTGGATAATATTTTAAAGGCAAACGGCCCTAATTTTACCATATTTGGCAGCAAGCCACAGCCCGGAATGTTGATGTATAAGGACGTCAGGGGGGCGTTGGGCACTGATTTGCCTGACGGAAAAATTGATGGAAATGACCAGCAAATCATTTCAAAAAATGGGATACCGCGTGTTAATTATGGCTTCAACTTTACATTTGGCTGGAAAGGGCTTAACCTCACCGCAGTATTTGCCGGTTTGGGTCGCTACGATATTATGCCTACCGACGTCTACTACAGACGGCCTTTGCCTGGTAATGATAATTTAACCATCTGGAAAAATGCATGGACTCCGCAAACAGCCTCTACGGCCACTATGCCAAGCCCTATTATGACTGACTGGCAAGGCACAAGCAATAGCGAGGTGTCTTCTACATTCTGGTTAAAGAATGGCGCTTTCCTACGGTTAAAGTCTTTAATTGTTGACTACAGTTTGCCGGCAAGCTTGTTGGCGAAAATAAAAGTTAAAGCTGTAAAAATTTATTTCAGCGGCGAAAACCTGTATCAATGGAACCATGTAACCGATTGGGACCCTGAACTGGGCGGCGATTTCAGAATGTACCCGGTATTAAGAGGGTTTACCTGCGGACTTAATGTAACACTTTAA
- a CDS encoding RagB/SusD family nutrient uptake outer membrane protein, giving the protein MKLKFNILFALLGMIALTISCKKVFDVDHPGGPITPEQEWGSPDFVKGYVTNFYNILPSWNRNEELAGEAYSGGSGGNGLNSFLKGTYTSQSGYPDRVWDWASVRSINNFFANIDKSKSALSDADYKSLKGQAYFFRAYLYYRMVKVLGGVPIITAVQDPTADINTLLVKRNSSLECFDFIGKQLDSAINLLPATWGSNDIGRVTKGAAMAVKGEALLLKASPLFCKTPNATYWNDAYSALLAAKTELDADGYGLYTDNTAKPNENMWYDKAGAAKEMVLSLRYHYPEKTNSFQQGQRPLTETSGAAGSCDPTWEMVQAYPMKNGMPISDPASGYDPTEFWKDRDPRFYQTIVYNGARYDFADITPRVQWIFNAIAGDDAYKATPNYNITGFYCRKGIDTTLGSSVWNRQAFDWPIIRYAEVLLNLAEAANEVQHPAEARTYIIQIRQRAHITAGAGNYGLAASVGSDYQATLNAVMTERAIEFAYEGKRFWDLRRRRMFNVLNNMGTLHAYGPYFNSAAASSQYGVDITQSNSGIAAQLSNLIVNSPASFDRNAFLKAITNYKYEPIDPGATSQINIPDAYYFGPIDPQYILQNKNLQQNTGWDGGTFNPVIQ; this is encoded by the coding sequence ATGAAACTTAAATTCAATATACTATTCGCTTTATTGGGGATGATTGCTTTAACAATATCCTGTAAAAAGGTATTTGATGTTGATCATCCGGGAGGCCCTATCACGCCAGAGCAGGAATGGGGAAGTCCTGATTTTGTAAAAGGATATGTAACCAATTTCTATAATATTTTACCTTCCTGGAACAGGAACGAAGAACTGGCCGGCGAGGCTTATTCTGGCGGCAGTGGCGGAAACGGCCTTAATTCTTTTCTTAAAGGCACTTATACAAGCCAAAGCGGTTACCCCGACAGGGTTTGGGATTGGGCAAGTGTAAGGTCTATAAATAACTTTTTTGCAAATATTGACAAAAGCAAATCTGCTTTATCTGATGCTGATTATAAAAGCTTGAAAGGTCAGGCATACTTTTTCCGCGCATATTTATACTACAGAATGGTAAAGGTATTAGGAGGGGTGCCGATTATTACCGCGGTTCAGGATCCAACAGCCGACATAAATACCTTACTGGTAAAAAGAAATTCATCACTTGAGTGTTTTGACTTTATTGGCAAACAGTTAGATAGCGCAATCAATTTATTGCCTGCTACCTGGGGTTCAAATGATATTGGCCGGGTTACCAAAGGCGCGGCTATGGCGGTAAAAGGCGAAGCCCTATTATTAAAAGCAAGCCCGTTGTTTTGCAAAACACCTAATGCCACTTATTGGAATGACGCTTATAGTGCTTTGTTGGCCGCAAAAACCGAGTTAGATGCCGATGGTTATGGTTTATATACCGATAATACTGCAAAACCAAATGAAAACATGTGGTATGATAAGGCCGGCGCTGCTAAGGAAATGGTTTTGAGCTTACGTTACCACTATCCCGAAAAAACAAATAGCTTTCAACAGGGGCAAAGGCCATTAACTGAAACATCTGGTGCTGCAGGCTCCTGCGATCCTACCTGGGAAATGGTGCAGGCTTATCCAATGAAAAATGGTATGCCAATTTCCGATCCGGCTTCGGGATATGACCCGACGGAGTTTTGGAAGGACAGAGATCCGCGTTTCTATCAAACAATTGTATACAATGGCGCCAGGTACGATTTTGCAGACATTACACCTCGTGTGCAGTGGATTTTTAACGCGATAGCCGGAGATGATGCCTACAAAGCCACACCCAATTATAATATCACGGGTTTTTATTGCCGTAAGGGGATTGATACAACATTGGGTTCAAGCGTTTGGAACCGCCAGGCTTTTGATTGGCCTATCATCAGGTATGCTGAGGTTTTACTTAACCTTGCCGAGGCCGCTAATGAAGTACAACATCCGGCCGAAGCGAGGACTTACATTATTCAAATCCGCCAAAGGGCTCATATCACAGCAGGTGCAGGAAATTATGGATTGGCTGCATCGGTTGGTTCTGATTATCAGGCAACATTGAACGCTGTTATGACAGAGCGGGCGATAGAGTTTGCTTATGAAGGAAAGCGATTTTGGGATTTGAGGCGCAGGCGGATGTTTAATGTACTAAATAACATGGGTACGCTACATGCTTACGGGCCTTACTTTAACAGCGCGGCTGCATCCTCTCAATATGGTGTTGATATTACGCAAAGTAATAGTGGTATAGCCGCACAGCTTTCTAACCTGATAGTAAATTCACCCGCATCGTTTGATCGTAACGCTTTTCTTAAGGCTATCACCAATTACAAATATGAACCGATAGATCCTGGTGCAACCAGCCAAATCAATATACCTGATGCTTATTATTTTGGCCCTATTGATCCGCAGTATATTTTACAAAACAAAAATTTGCAGCAAAATACAGGCTGGGATGGCGGAACCTTTAATCCGGTGATACAATAG